Proteins from a single region of Macrotis lagotis isolate mMagLag1 chromosome 2, bilby.v1.9.chrom.fasta, whole genome shotgun sequence:
- the CCDC47 gene encoding PAT complex subunit CCDC47, with protein MRIICLLCVCLLMLGDFLEAKFDDFEDGDDMVEYDDNDFAEFEDVMEDVVTEPPQRVITTEEDEEEATVELEGPDDNPEDFEDTDPQEGDTENEPYDDEEFEGFEEKPDMSSSKSKDPITIVDVPAHLQNSWESYYMEILMVTGLLAYIMNYIIGKNKNNRLAQAWFNTHRELLESNFTLVGDDGTSKEATSTGKLNQENEHIYNLWCSGRVCCEGMLIQLKFLKRQDLLNVLARMMRPTCDQVQIKVTMNDEDMDTYVFAVGTRRALVRLQKEMQDLCEFCSDKPKSGTKYGLPDSLAILSEMGEVTEGMMDTKMIHFLTHYADKIESVHFSDQFSGPKVMQEEGQPLKLPDTRRTLLFTFNVPGLGNTSPKDMEALLPLMNMVIYSIDKAKKFRLNREGRQKADKNRARVEENFLKLTHVQRQEAAQSRREEKKRAEKERIMNEEDPEKQRRLEEAALRREQKKLEKKQLKMKQIKVKSI; from the exons ATGAGAATTATCTGCttactctgtgtgtgtctttTGATGCTGGGGGATTTCTTGGAAGCCAAGTTTGATGATTTTGAGGATGGAGATGACATGGTAGAGTATGATGATAATGACTTTGCTGAGTTTGAGGATGTAATGGAAGATGTTGTCACAGAGCCCCCTCAGCGAGTTATAACCActgaagaagatgaagaggaagCCACTGTAGAGCTGGAAGGGCCAGATGACAACCCAGAGGACTTTGAAGATACAGATCCCCAG GAGGGGGATACTGAGAATGAACCATATGATGATGAGGAATTTGAAGGCTTTGAAGAGAAACCAGATATGTCTTCCAGCAAAAGCAAAGACCCTATAACAATTGTTGAT GTCCCTGCACATCTTCAAAATAGCTGGGAAAGTTATTACATGGAAATTTTGATGGTAACAGGCCTGCTTGCTTACATTATGAATTATATTattggaaagaacaaaaacaatcgTCTGGCTCAGGCCTGGTTCAACACCCATAGAGAGCTTCTGGAAAGCAACTTCACTCTCGTAG gggATGATGGAACCAGCAAGGAAGCTACAAGCACAGGGAAGTTAAACCAGGAGAATGAACACATTTATAACCTCTGGTGTTCGGGTCGAGTTTGCTGTGAAGGCATGCTTATACAGCTGAAG tttctcaaGAGACAAGATCTCCTGAATGTACTGGCTCGAATGATGAGGCCAACATGTGATCAAGTG CAAATAAAAGTAACAATGAATGATGAAGATATGGATACATATGTTTTTGCTGTTGGCACACGAAGAGCCTTGGTACGACTACAGAAGGAGATGCAGGACCTG TGTGAATTTTGCAGTGACAAGCCTAAGTCTGGAACAAAATATGGACTTCCAGACTCCTTGGCCATCTTGTCAGAAATGGGAGAAGTCACAGAGGGAATGATGGATACAAAG atgataCACTTTCTCACACACTACGCTGACAAGATTGAATCAGTCCATTTTTCAGACCAGTTCTCCGGTCCAAAAGTCATGCAAGA GGAAGGTCAGCCTTTAAAGCTGCCTGACACCAGGAGGACACTATTGTTTACATTTAATG tacCTGGCTTAGGTAACACTTCCCCAAAGGATATGGAGGCTTTGCTGCCCTTGATGAACATGGTGATTTATTCTATTGATAAAGCCAAAAAGTTCCGACTTAACCGAGAA GGCAGGCAGAAAGCTGATAAGAACCGGGCACGAGTAGAAGAGAATTTCCTGAAGCTGACCCACGTACAGAGGCAGGAGGCTGCACAGTCTCGccgagaggagaaaaagagggctGAAAAGGAGCGGATCATGAATGAAGAAGATCCTGAGAAACAGCGTAGACTAGAG GAAGCTGCCTTAAGACGTGAGCAGAAGAAGTTAGAgaagaaacaattgaaaatgaaacaaatcaaaGTGAAATCCATATAA